A stretch of Telopea speciosissima isolate NSW1024214 ecotype Mountain lineage chromosome 11, Tspe_v1, whole genome shotgun sequence DNA encodes these proteins:
- the LOC122644773 gene encoding probable protein phosphatase 2C 55, whose protein sequence is MLEETERPTKLRRLCDSDTTKKSLKLIMDFWYLPKENELNPQGEDSLFICDEEQVFGVADGVGGWAKKGIDAGKYARELMLNAAMAVKDGSKGSVNPYTVLEEAYSKTKALGSSTACIVALTDDNFLHSANVGDSGFMVIRGDNIIYKSEAQQYRFNCPLQLGNHPQCDRPSSGYEFKVAVEDGDVIVAGTDGLFDNLFEENIIEIVKEVTGCIGIYPYRVAQMIAESAKISSEYNFLPTPFSLEAEMAGYLHSGGKIDDITVLVAFVISSPLA, encoded by the exons ATGTtagaagagacagagagaccaACAAAGCTTCGTCGTCTCTGTGATTCTGACACAACAAAGAAGAGCTTGAAGCTGATAATGGATTTCTGGTACTTACCAAAGGAGAATGAGCTTAATCCCCAAGGTGAGGACTCGCTTTTCATCTGTGATGAAGAGCAAGTTTTTGGTGTGGCTGATGGAGTTGGCGGTTGGGCCAAGAAGGGAATCGATGCCGGAAAATATGCTCGAGAGCTTATGTTAAATGCTGCAATGGCGGTTAAAGATGGATCCAAAGGTTCTGTTAATCCATATACTGTGTTAGAAGAAGCCTACTCCAAAACCAAAGCTTTAGGGTCTTCCACTGCTTGCATCGTAGCCTTGACAGATGATAAC TTCTTGCATTCCGCAAATGTTGGAGATAGCGGATTCATGGTTATCAGAGGGGATAATATCATCTACAAGTCTGAAGCGCAACAATACCGATTTAATTGCCCACTTCAACTAGGGAATCATCCTCAGTGTGACAGACCCAGTTCTGGTTAT GAGTTCAAGGTTGCAGTTGAGGATGGAGATGTCATTGTTGCAGGCACTGATGGACTATTTGATAACTTATTTGAAGAAAATATTATTGAGATTGTGAAGGAAGTGACTGGTTGCATTGGTATATATCCATACAGGGTGGCTCAGATGATTGCTGAGTCTGCAAAGATCAGTTCTGAATACAATTTTCTTCCCACTCCATTCTCACTTGAAGCAGAGATGGCTGGTTACTTGCATTCTGGTGGGAAAATTGATGACATTACTGTTCTTGTTGCCTTTGTAATCTCATCACCATTGGCTTGA